One region of Peribacillus simplex genomic DNA includes:
- a CDS encoding protealysin inhibitor emfourin, whose product MHIQFSCIGGFANLDLNFKIDTDELPEGKNEELLNLLKTADLPNAHLSKMAGAKAQGADSFSYKLDIADEKQKQSFSFTDTTAPEEIRPLLDYLRNLAIEIKMAE is encoded by the coding sequence ATGCATATCCAATTTAGCTGCATAGGGGGATTTGCCAACCTCGACTTGAACTTTAAGATAGACACAGATGAATTGCCAGAGGGAAAAAATGAGGAATTACTGAATTTACTGAAGACAGCTGACCTTCCTAATGCCCACCTAAGTAAAATGGCTGGAGCCAAAGCCCAAGGAGCGGACTCGTTTTCATACAAGCTGGATATAGCCGATGAAAAGCAGAAACAGTCCTTCTCATTTACTGACACAACAGCCCCGGAGGAAATACGGCCCTTATTGGATTACTTACGTAACTTAGCCATTGAAATAAAGATGGCAGAATAG
- a CDS encoding M4 family metallopeptidase produces the protein MHKRDCSKKCQCFIVPNYILENLAQNDVEEARVSLAKSRHMRRRRILKEYDIDGVVALTDAGAGPRGESARHVYDCKGGTKLRENEARKEGDRSNADPIVNAAYDYSGVVRDYFKDVLHRNSIDNKGLDLILNVHYGNKFTNAYWDGDEMVFGDGDGVIFSNFANSLDVIGHELTHGVTQFTSGLEYDGQSGALNEHLSDAFGIAIKQFHLKQTAGDADWLIGADIMGPSLKGQALRSMKAPGTAFDNKLMGKDLQPDHMRNFYKGDRDNHGVHINSGIPNKAFYLVSMEIGTDKAALIWFNAMQNLFATANFNQFVQIVIKSAQKLVDSGEVPKTAVGTIENAFKAVGLPE, from the coding sequence ATGCACAAAAGAGATTGTTCCAAAAAGTGTCAGTGTTTCATCGTACCTAACTATATTCTTGAGAATTTGGCACAAAATGATGTGGAAGAAGCACGGGTCAGTTTAGCGAAAAGCCGTCATATGCGCAGGCGCAGAATCTTGAAGGAATATGATATTGACGGTGTTGTCGCTTTAACTGATGCAGGAGCTGGCCCTCGTGGAGAATCTGCCCGCCATGTTTATGATTGCAAGGGAGGAACGAAACTCCGGGAGAATGAGGCCAGGAAAGAAGGGGATCGATCAAATGCAGACCCAATAGTTAACGCTGCATATGATTATAGCGGAGTTGTGCGTGACTATTTCAAGGATGTCTTGCATCGTAATTCAATTGATAACAAAGGCCTTGATCTCATTCTGAACGTTCATTATGGGAATAAATTCACGAATGCCTATTGGGACGGGGATGAAATGGTATTTGGTGACGGCGATGGGGTCATCTTTAGCAATTTTGCCAATTCACTCGATGTTATTGGACACGAACTTACACATGGGGTTACGCAGTTCACAAGTGGATTGGAGTATGATGGTCAGTCTGGGGCCTTGAATGAACATCTTTCGGATGCGTTTGGAATTGCCATAAAACAATTTCATTTAAAGCAAACAGCGGGAGATGCAGATTGGCTAATCGGTGCTGATATAATGGGACCATCACTGAAAGGACAGGCGCTCCGTTCGATGAAAGCACCAGGTACTGCATTTGACAATAAGTTAATGGGGAAAGATTTGCAGCCTGATCACATGAGGAACTTCTATAAAGGAGATCGGGATAATCATGGTGTCCATATAAATAGCGGGATACCAAACAAGGCCTTTTATCTAGTATCGATGGAGATCGGAACGGACAAAGCGGCTTTGATCTGGTTCAATGCGATGCAGAATTTATTTGCAACGGCAAATTTCAATCAATTCGTACAGATTGTCATCAAGTCAGCGCAAAAACTTGTTGATAGTGGAGAAGTTCCGAAAACGGCTGTAGGGACAATTGAAAATGCTTTTAAAGCGGTTGGACTGCCTGAGTAG
- a CDS encoding PepSY-associated TM helix domain-containing protein, translating to MEAGITKTTIQNQTNTSLYRTVWRWHFYAGIIFAPLLIILAATGSIYLFKPQIEQVLYQDYNEVTPQEDKIPASRQIEQVKKLYPNAVVTKYHPGENASRSSEVSITSNKESLTIFIDPYTGKSIGELNDEDRIMDKIEEIHGELMAGTLGDRIVELAACWAVVLIVSGLYLWYPKKKQGLSGVLFPRSNKGKNIFRRDLHAVPAFWITAGMLFLIMTGLPWSGFWGSNFQSLATNSGSGYPPSIWSGSAPTSSIKTKDIADVPWAAENLDVPISGIQGFIPLSIDDVVTIANREGMHPSYSINIPNETDGVYTLSAFPPKAQDEATMHIDQYSGAVLADYRYDHYGLIGKIVAWGITLHKGTQFGLINQIISLLICLGIILVAVSGFYLWWKRKPKKGLGAPKAPHIKNMKSFLILLIGLGILFPLVGLSLIVVWLIDWLIIKRRSVVKKVMNA from the coding sequence ATGGAAGCGGGTATAACAAAAACTACTATACAAAATCAAACAAACACCTCTTTGTATAGAACAGTATGGAGATGGCATTTTTATGCTGGAATTATTTTCGCACCCTTACTTATTATTCTAGCAGCCACTGGCTCAATCTATTTATTTAAGCCACAAATTGAACAAGTACTTTATCAAGACTACAACGAGGTTACTCCGCAAGAAGATAAAATACCGGCATCCCGGCAGATTGAGCAAGTGAAGAAACTTTACCCTAATGCAGTGGTGACAAAATATCATCCAGGAGAAAATGCCTCTCGTTCAAGTGAAGTAAGCATTACTTCTAATAAGGAGTCCCTTACAATTTTTATAGACCCCTATACAGGTAAATCTATTGGAGAGTTGAATGATGAAGACAGAATTATGGATAAAATTGAAGAAATTCATGGTGAACTAATGGCTGGCACCTTAGGTGATAGAATTGTAGAGTTAGCTGCGTGCTGGGCAGTTGTGTTAATTGTCTCCGGTCTTTATTTATGGTATCCAAAAAAGAAGCAAGGTCTTTCTGGTGTACTTTTCCCAAGATCAAATAAAGGAAAAAATATTTTCAGAAGAGATTTACATGCAGTACCTGCCTTTTGGATAACTGCAGGTATGCTATTTTTAATTATGACAGGATTGCCTTGGTCAGGTTTTTGGGGAAGTAATTTTCAATCGTTAGCTACCAATTCTGGATCTGGGTATCCTCCATCTATATGGTCAGGAAGTGCTCCAACATCCTCAATTAAAACAAAAGATATTGCAGATGTTCCTTGGGCAGCAGAAAATTTAGATGTACCTATCTCAGGTATTCAAGGTTTTATCCCACTGTCCATTGATGATGTAGTTACAATTGCGAATCGTGAGGGTATGCATCCAAGTTATAGCATAAATATTCCAAATGAAACAGATGGCGTTTATACATTATCAGCTTTTCCACCGAAAGCACAAGATGAAGCAACTATGCATATCGACCAATATTCCGGTGCAGTTCTAGCTGATTATCGTTATGATCATTACGGCTTAATAGGAAAAATAGTTGCATGGGGAATTACATTGCACAAAGGGACCCAATTTGGTTTGATTAATCAAATAATCAGCCTTCTTATTTGTTTAGGAATAATTCTTGTTGCCGTTAGTGGTTTTTATTTATGGTGGAAGCGAAAGCCGAAAAAAGGATTAGGTGCACCAAAAGCTCCTCATATAAAGAACATGAAATCCTTTCTAATTCTGTTAATAGGTCTAGGAATTTTGTTTCCTTTGGTTGGTTTGTCGCTTATTGTTGTGTGGCTAATTGACTGGTTAATTATTAAAAGAAGATCTGTAGTTAAGAAGGTTATGAATGCATAA
- a CDS encoding FixH family protein, giving the protein MKKNICIFLIFIFILLLSACSLEKDAANQYKEETPLESEIIIPESFTANKQETIKVVLTQGGKRVRSADFVHFEIWKQDGSLKYSMEQAEAEGNGTYSLSKNFDSDGLYYIKVHASNDGSIIMPQKQFIVGKLSKSDLKIMQKGMHKQEESHEHHH; this is encoded by the coding sequence GTGAAAAAAAATATATGTATTTTTTTAATCTTTATTTTCATCCTATTGCTAAGTGCATGTTCACTTGAAAAGGATGCCGCTAATCAATACAAAGAAGAGACGCCTCTTGAATCAGAAATAATCATACCAGAATCCTTTACTGCTAATAAACAGGAGACGATAAAGGTTGTTCTTACTCAAGGTGGTAAAAGGGTTAGAAGCGCAGATTTTGTTCACTTTGAGATATGGAAACAAGATGGATCTCTCAAATATAGTATGGAACAAGCTGAGGCAGAGGGAAACGGTACTTATAGTTTAAGTAAAAACTTTGATAGTGATGGTCTATACTATATAAAAGTACATGCTAGTAACGATGGTTCAATCATTATGCCTCAAAAACAGTTTATCGTAGGAAAACTTTCTAAAAGTGATTTAAAAATCATGCAAAAAGGTATGCATAAACAAGAGGAAAGTCATGAACACCATCATTAA
- a CDS encoding DUF4405 domain-containing protein, which translates to MKKLMFVKLGLDILMAVTFVLFFNKQVLGGLTFHEIAGLVIAVLFFIHVMLNWRWVKKVTVKLFDLNLPLKTKFGYFLNVMLLITMTFIMISGIFISRVVFPNINVGNEQWFKISHISISFLVLILVAAHIGLHWKWVINVFKNMMKFRTPKPFIGILARAATIALLVFGGYQMYSTNFIMQLQGVADVFNLSSSQMPEGGFERGEKPNFQGDFKRGERPNPPEGGFEAGEGQFEKPMSEGSLKGEKGQFESSNALGVIITYFGIMSVFIIIIYYMGKFIMRNKGKKKKTNSSNGDLTSV; encoded by the coding sequence ATGAAAAAGCTGATGTTCGTGAAGCTTGGATTAGATATTTTAATGGCCGTTACGTTCGTATTATTTTTCAATAAACAAGTATTAGGAGGATTAACGTTTCATGAAATTGCCGGGTTAGTAATTGCCGTATTATTTTTCATCCATGTGATGCTCAATTGGCGATGGGTAAAAAAAGTCACGGTTAAATTGTTTGACCTTAATTTACCTCTTAAAACAAAATTTGGTTATTTTTTAAACGTAATGTTATTAATTACAATGACCTTTATTATGATCAGTGGTATTTTTATTTCAAGAGTTGTATTCCCAAATATCAACGTTGGTAATGAACAATGGTTTAAAATTTCTCATATATCCATTTCGTTTTTAGTGCTTATTTTAGTTGCAGCTCATATTGGATTACATTGGAAATGGGTAATAAATGTTTTTAAAAATATGATGAAGTTCAGAACCCCCAAACCATTCATAGGGATTTTAGCAAGAGCAGCAACAATTGCTTTATTAGTGTTTGGGGGCTATCAAATGTACTCAACAAATTTCATCATGCAGCTGCAAGGAGTTGCGGATGTGTTTAATCTTTCTTCTTCACAAATGCCAGAAGGTGGCTTCGAAAGGGGAGAAAAACCGAACTTTCAAGGGGACTTCAAAAGGGGAGAAAGACCAAATCCTCCGGAAGGCGGCTTCGAAGCGGGAGAAGGCCAATTTGAAAAACCAATGTCAGAAGGCAGCCTAAAAGGGGAAAAAGGCCAATTCGAGAGTTCGAACGCTTTAGGCGTTATCATAACGTATTTTGGCATAATGTCTGTATTTATAATTATCATTTATTATATGGGGAAATTTATAATGAGAAATAAAGGTAAAAAGAAAAAAACAAACTCCAGTAATGGGGATTTAACGAGTGTATAA
- a CDS encoding phosphoglycerate dehydrogenase encodes MSTILLEKVKTIKTLNNIAESGLNVFNKGDFTVDNDSENPDAIVVRSFNMHTMEFGDQLKAIARAGAGVNNIPVDKCTEQGIVVFNTPGANANAVKEMVLTSLMASSRNLFAGVAWTKTLEGEGEQIPKLVEAGKKQFVGKEIKGKTLGVIGLGAIGALVANDALDLDMDVIGFDPFISVDTAWNLSRNVQRAMTIEELFAESDYITVHVPLTDDTRGMFNQETFGIMKPGVHILNFSRGELVNENDMEAALESGKVGKFITDFPNENVLKMKNVVPIPHLGASTQESEENCAIMAARQVKGFLETGNIKNSVNFPNTSLPFTGNRRVATFHENVPNMVGQITLAVSGFNLNIADMVNRSRGGYAYTIIDIDGEVNGDIIPSLEEKIKQIEGIVTTRII; translated from the coding sequence ATGAGCACAATTCTTTTAGAAAAAGTGAAAACGATCAAAACATTAAATAATATTGCTGAAAGCGGGCTAAATGTATTCAATAAAGGCGATTTTACGGTCGACAACGACAGTGAAAACCCTGATGCGATCGTTGTTCGCAGCTTTAACATGCATACAATGGAATTCGGAGATCAATTAAAAGCAATCGCAAGGGCAGGGGCGGGAGTCAATAATATTCCGGTCGACAAATGTACCGAGCAAGGAATCGTTGTTTTTAATACACCTGGTGCTAACGCTAACGCTGTAAAAGAAATGGTACTGACATCATTAATGGCTTCATCTCGTAACCTTTTTGCCGGTGTGGCATGGACAAAGACATTAGAAGGCGAAGGAGAACAAATTCCGAAGCTTGTAGAAGCAGGAAAGAAACAATTCGTTGGAAAAGAAATCAAGGGAAAAACTCTTGGTGTAATAGGCTTAGGAGCGATCGGTGCGCTTGTGGCGAATGATGCCCTGGATTTAGACATGGATGTAATTGGATTTGACCCGTTCATCTCTGTCGATACAGCTTGGAATTTATCTCGCAATGTACAGCGCGCCATGACGATTGAAGAATTGTTTGCAGAATCTGATTACATTACTGTACACGTTCCATTAACGGATGACACAAGAGGAATGTTTAACCAAGAAACATTTGGCATCATGAAACCAGGCGTTCATATTTTGAACTTCTCACGCGGTGAGCTAGTGAATGAAAATGATATGGAAGCTGCACTTGAAAGCGGGAAAGTTGGCAAGTTCATTACAGACTTCCCGAATGAAAACGTGCTGAAAATGAAAAATGTCGTTCCAATTCCACATCTTGGTGCCTCTACGCAAGAATCAGAGGAAAACTGTGCCATCATGGCAGCACGTCAGGTGAAAGGATTTTTAGAAACAGGGAACATCAAGAACTCAGTGAATTTCCCAAATACTTCCCTTCCTTTTACAGGAAATCGTCGTGTGGCAACATTCCATGAAAACGTTCCGAACATGGTTGGGCAAATCACACTGGCTGTATCAGGCTTTAATTTGAACATCGCTGATATGGTTAACAGAAGCCGTGGGGGATATGCGTATACGATCATCGACATTGACGGTGAAGTAAACGGCGATATCATTCCTAGCTTGGAAGAAAAAATCAAACAAATCGAAGGCATCGTTACAACCCGTATTATTTAA
- a CDS encoding ATP-dependent metallopeptidase FtsH/Yme1/Tma family protein, which translates to MKRIFRNKIFYLLIFLVTLGIVFIFNNDNEPTEELTEDEFFTTLEDGKVTYLELAPQKRVFEISGRLKGYEKDQYFIATVPNSEISMNRMNDAAEEHDIEKIVVMPQDTETSAWVNFFTTSISIMIIFTLFFVILLLVKRMNHSK; encoded by the coding sequence ATGAAGCGGATTTTCCGTAATAAAATATTTTATTTACTAATCTTCTTGGTTACCTTGGGGATTGTGTTTATTTTTAATAATGACAATGAACCGACTGAGGAATTAACTGAAGATGAATTTTTCACAACTTTAGAGGATGGCAAAGTAACATATTTGGAGTTGGCGCCCCAAAAAAGAGTTTTTGAAATAAGCGGGCGGCTGAAAGGTTATGAAAAGGATCAATATTTTATCGCCACTGTCCCAAATAGTGAAATTTCGATGAATAGAATGAATGACGCTGCAGAAGAACATGATATAGAAAAAATTGTGGTCATGCCACAAGACACAGAGACAAGCGCATGGGTCAATTTTTTTACAACATCCATCTCGATCATGATCATTTTCACCCTATTTTTCGTTATTTTACTATTGGTCAAAAGAATGAACCATTCTAAATGA
- a CDS encoding GNAT family N-acetyltransferase produces MLIRKANVADAEGIAIVHVDCWRTTYKNIMPSDFLDKLSYGKRKDVWIENISKDGNHVYVAENNEGKIVGFISGGKRETNKVEDSGDLTAIYILEDFQRMGIGKKLIKELFFIFKKLGFHTIFVEVLEDNNSRFFYEAFGAELLKTEKIKMAGAELNLLVYEWKDISPVLL; encoded by the coding sequence TTGTTAATAAGAAAGGCAAACGTTGCTGATGCTGAAGGTATAGCAATAGTCCATGTCGATTGCTGGCGTACCACATATAAAAATATAATGCCAAGTGATTTTTTAGATAAACTGTCTTATGGGAAAAGGAAAGACGTATGGATAGAGAATATATCTAAAGATGGAAACCATGTTTATGTAGCAGAAAATAACGAGGGAAAAATAGTCGGATTTATAAGCGGCGGAAAAAGGGAAACGAATAAAGTTGAAGATTCGGGTGATCTAACTGCGATATATATCCTCGAAGATTTTCAAAGAATGGGGATAGGAAAGAAACTCATCAAAGAATTATTTTTTATATTTAAAAAACTGGGCTTCCATACAATTTTTGTTGAGGTGCTTGAGGATAATAACTCTCGATTTTTCTATGAGGCTTTTGGTGCTGAATTGCTTAAAACCGAAAAAATCAAAATGGCTGGTGCTGAATTAAATCTATTGGTTTATGAGTGGAAAGATATTAGCCCTGTATTGTTATGA
- a CDS encoding VOC family protein gives MGVQAEKIFVNLPVKDLDASIEFFTKVGFKFNEQMTNENATCMVISESIYVMLLVEDYFKTFTKKEIPNPAASTEAIVALSVKSKEDVDEVVNRALDAGGKPFNEAIDHGFMYGWSFLDIDGHSWEVFYMDESGFNQN, from the coding sequence ATGGGAGTTCAAGCAGAGAAGATCTTTGTAAACTTGCCTGTTAAAGATTTGGATGCCTCAATAGAATTTTTCACAAAGGTGGGCTTTAAGTTTAACGAGCAAATGACCAATGAAAATGCAACATGCATGGTTATCAGTGAGTCTATATATGTCATGTTATTGGTTGAAGATTACTTTAAAACGTTTACCAAGAAGGAAATCCCGAATCCAGCAGCAAGTACGGAAGCCATCGTGGCCCTATCGGTTAAAAGTAAGGAAGATGTGGATGAGGTCGTGAATAGGGCACTCGATGCTGGCGGAAAGCCTTTTAATGAAGCCATCGATCATGGGTTCATGTACGGTTGGAGTTTTCTGGATATCGATGGGCATTCTTGGGAAGTTTTTTACATGGACGAAAGCGGATTTAATCAAAATTAA
- a CDS encoding PTS sugar transporter subunit IIA, translating into MFKKLFGKKEHVEHLLAPINGQVINIENVPDPVFSGKLMGDGIAILPEEGVVVSPIDAEVIQVFPTKHALGLRTKHGIELLIHIGLDTVNLKGEGFEVHVAEGKSVKAGDRLVTFDIEFLKSKVPSIITPIIIMNGELVEKLEKTNISQANSNETTIMSVHLK; encoded by the coding sequence ATGTTCAAAAAATTATTCGGTAAAAAAGAACATGTGGAACATCTGCTTGCTCCTATAAATGGACAAGTTATAAATATTGAAAATGTTCCCGATCCAGTGTTTTCCGGGAAGTTAATGGGGGATGGAATAGCGATTCTTCCTGAGGAGGGGGTGGTTGTATCTCCTATTGATGCAGAAGTGATCCAGGTTTTTCCTACTAAACATGCTTTAGGCCTCCGCACAAAGCATGGCATAGAATTGTTAATTCATATAGGTTTAGATACAGTTAACCTTAAAGGTGAGGGATTTGAAGTCCATGTCGCAGAAGGGAAAAGTGTAAAAGCAGGAGACAGGCTTGTTACATTTGATATCGAATTTCTAAAATCCAAAGTTCCCAGTATCATAACTCCGATTATTATCATGAATGGCGAGCTAGTTGAAAAACTGGAAAAAACAAATATCAGCCAAGCAAATAGTAACGAAACAACGATTATGAGTGTTCATTTGAAGTAA
- a CDS encoding iron chaperone: MEGTNRFNSIDEYIIQFPEEVQEILKTIRTVIKNTAPDAEEKISYQMPTFALYGNLVHFAAYKKHIGLYPTSSAISAFEYALSDYKRSKGAVQFPLNKPIPYELITEIVTFRVEENKKKKAAGELKKKK; this comes from the coding sequence ATGGAGGGAACCAATAGATTTAATTCAATTGATGAGTACATTATACAATTTCCCGAAGAAGTTCAGGAGATACTAAAAACGATAAGAACAGTCATAAAGAATACAGCACCGGATGCAGAAGAAAAGATAAGCTATCAAATGCCTACTTTTGCTTTATACGGAAATCTGGTACATTTCGCTGCCTATAAAAAACATATAGGACTTTATCCAACTTCAAGCGCAATCTCTGCTTTTGAATATGCTTTATCTGATTATAAACGTTCAAAAGGGGCCGTTCAGTTTCCACTGAACAAGCCAATTCCTTATGAATTAATAACCGAAATCGTTACATTTAGAGTGGAAGAGAATAAAAAGAAGAAAGCAGCAGGCGAATTGAAAAAGAAAAAATAA
- the blaOXA gene encoding class D beta-lactamase, translating into MKIKTLCFILVLLVTGSMSTIDASANDQMVKELHIGESFAGVEGTTVIQNLKNDKVYIYNKQRSNIRYTPESTFKVANALIGLQTKAVSDEYEVKRWDGVIREFEDWNRDHTLASGMRHSVIWYYQEMARDIGEEKMQQYINLIDYGNRDISGGIDHFWLDSSIKISAQEQVQFIENLVEETLPIDKQHMRTVKRIMINEEADSYVLHGKTGTRLSDMGLGWYVGYIETDKGKWAFATNTDGSGSKAKTITLDVLKDLDIIKE; encoded by the coding sequence ATGAAAATTAAAACGTTATGTTTCATTCTTGTCCTGCTAGTCACTGGTTCTATGAGCACGATTGATGCAAGTGCAAACGATCAAATGGTGAAAGAACTGCATATCGGGGAATCCTTCGCTGGTGTGGAAGGCACGACGGTCATCCAAAACTTAAAAAATGATAAAGTATATATCTATAACAAACAGAGAAGTAACATACGCTACACTCCAGAATCGACATTTAAAGTCGCGAATGCATTAATTGGCTTACAGACAAAAGCGGTGAGCGATGAATATGAGGTGAAGCGATGGGATGGTGTAATCAGGGAATTTGAAGATTGGAACAGGGATCATACTCTGGCTTCAGGCATGAGGCATTCAGTGATCTGGTATTATCAAGAAATGGCCCGCGACATAGGGGAAGAAAAAATGCAGCAATATATAAACCTGATCGACTACGGCAATCGCGATATATCCGGTGGAATCGATCATTTCTGGCTGGACAGCAGCATAAAAATATCTGCCCAGGAACAAGTACAATTCATCGAAAACCTTGTAGAGGAAACACTGCCTATCGATAAGCAGCATATGAGAACCGTAAAGAGAATCATGATTAACGAAGAAGCAGACTCATATGTCCTCCATGGAAAAACAGGTACACGCCTTTCCGATATGGGATTGGGCTGGTATGTGGGTTACATTGAAACGGACAAAGGGAAATGGGCGTTCGCAACGAACACGGACGGCAGCGGCAGCAAAGCCAAGACGATTACACTGGATGTCCTGAAAGACCTGGATATCATAAAAGAATAA
- a CDS encoding DUF1796 family putative cysteine peptidase encodes MKLNEIKKTYDVIIPCGSACSPTLNLRRLGLRRFSLPLDWVYTESFAEMANLYRNQFKEYMELRNLTLVEGSATYFDDDIVINAVNTYLIRDNHYKVTSVHDFPILPDKKWFETYPDFKENLNKKIARFNETINNSDSILFVRWSTIYDHAYLFQQAMQDMLKEKNFNVLLLIPADDATSISELEWNLENVCVLKVPNQIEDEAIWNHAYSGIQLN; translated from the coding sequence TTGAAATTAAACGAAATCAAGAAAACTTATGATGTAATCATTCCTTGTGGCAGCGCGTGCTCTCCCACTTTGAACCTAAGAAGACTTGGTTTAAGAAGATTTTCTTTGCCTCTTGACTGGGTCTATACTGAGTCATTTGCAGAAATGGCTAATCTATATAGAAATCAGTTCAAAGAATATATGGAATTGAGGAATCTTACTTTAGTGGAAGGATCAGCTACTTATTTTGATGATGACATAGTTATAAATGCTGTAAATACCTATTTGATCAGAGATAACCATTATAAAGTTACTTCAGTTCACGATTTCCCCATCCTCCCTGATAAAAAGTGGTTTGAAACATATCCTGATTTCAAAGAAAATTTAAATAAAAAAATAGCAAGATTCAATGAAACAATTAACAATAGTGATTCAATCCTATTTGTTAGATGGTCAACAATTTATGACCATGCCTATTTGTTTCAACAAGCTATGCAAGACATGTTAAAAGAAAAAAATTTTAATGTATTATTATTAATCCCCGCGGATGATGCAACAAGTATTTCTGAATTGGAATGGAACCTAGAAAATGTTTGTGTTTTAAAAGTTCCTAACCAGATTGAAGATGAGGCCATTTGGAATCATGCTTATAGTGGCATACAATTAAATTAA